A genome region from Aliivibrio salmonicida LFI1238 includes the following:
- a CDS encoding DUF423 domain-containing protein, which yields MNSRLCFLIAGLSGALTVGLGAFGSHGLKDVLSPYLLDVYQTAVQYQMWHTLALFGCGILLRNSMSKGVSYAALLFTIGIIFFSGSLYALVFTGIKWFGPITPLGGLCFISGWLTLAVSTYRLTEVSK from the coding sequence ATGAATAGTCGTCTATGCTTTCTTATTGCAGGCTTAAGTGGGGCATTAACCGTGGGTTTAGGCGCTTTTGGATCTCATGGTTTAAAAGACGTATTATCACCGTATCTCCTTGATGTATATCAGACTGCGGTACAGTACCAAATGTGGCATACTCTGGCTTTATTTGGTTGTGGAATTTTGTTGAGAAATTCCATGTCAAAAGGGGTATCATACGCCGCCTTGCTATTTACCATTGGCATAATTTTCTTCAGTGGTAGCTTATATGCATTAGTGTTCACAGGAATTAAGTGGTTTGGGCCAATAACTCCATTAGGTGGACTCTGTTTTATTAGCGGTTGGCTGACGCTGGCTGTTTCAACTTATCGTTTGACTGAGGTTTCAAAGTGA
- the mltA gene encoding murein transglycosylase A, which translates to MLRKLPFVCILLALAGCADQPTDRAQQYLDGSFSSNLNEVSDIDSDKPSDFSAFKNQSKEVVERSESMSLRYEELYTKLQQWIDESSNPAKLSNYGIQFAQMGGGDKQGNVMFTGYFSPVIEMRHKPTDKFKYPVYDKPACGSNCPTRAEINAGALSGLGLELGYSDNMIDPFIMEVQGSGFIHFGDDDKLEYFAYGGKNNHPYVSIGKVLIERGEVERKDMSLKAIKEWVERNDDATVRELLETNPSYVFFSPRDANHVLGTAGIPLIAGAAVAADRTLLPMGTPILAEVPQLDKDGKWTGKHVLKVLLALDTGGAVKENHLDQYYGMGPEAGIAAGHFKHFGRVWKLGLKDSETENPWEMPKKK; encoded by the coding sequence GTGCTTCGTAAACTTCCTTTTGTTTGTATTCTTCTTGCTTTAGCCGGTTGTGCTGATCAACCGACTGATCGTGCTCAGCAGTATTTGGATGGCAGTTTTAGCAGTAACTTAAATGAAGTCAGTGATATTGATTCAGATAAACCCTCTGATTTTAGTGCATTTAAAAATCAAAGCAAAGAAGTGGTAGAGCGTTCTGAATCCATGTCTTTACGTTATGAAGAGCTTTATACGAAACTTCAACAGTGGATTGATGAAAGTTCAAATCCTGCTAAATTATCAAATTACGGAATTCAATTTGCTCAAATGGGTGGTGGTGATAAACAAGGGAACGTGATGTTTACTGGTTATTTTTCACCAGTGATTGAAATGCGTCATAAGCCAACGGATAAATTTAAATACCCTGTTTATGATAAACCAGCATGTGGTTCTAATTGTCCAACACGTGCTGAAATAAATGCAGGCGCTTTATCTGGGTTAGGTTTAGAGCTTGGTTACTCAGATAATATGATTGACCCATTTATTATGGAAGTGCAAGGCAGTGGTTTTATTCATTTTGGTGACGATGACAAGCTAGAGTATTTTGCCTACGGTGGGAAGAATAACCATCCTTATGTGAGTATTGGTAAAGTACTTATTGAACGCGGTGAAGTTGAACGCAAAGACATGTCGTTAAAAGCGATTAAAGAATGGGTTGAAAGAAACGATGATGCGACCGTTCGTGAATTGTTAGAAACTAACCCATCGTATGTTTTCTTTTCACCAAGGGACGCCAATCATGTATTAGGTACGGCGGGTATCCCTTTAATTGCAGGGGCAGCTGTTGCAGCAGATCGTACTTTATTGCCTATGGGAACCCCTATACTTGCGGAAGTTCCACAATTGGATAAAGACGGTAAATGGACAGGTAAGCATGTACTTAAAGTTCTACTTGCATTAGATACCGGTGGCGCAGTAAAAGAAAATCATTTAGACCAATATTATGGAATGGGGCCAGAAGCGGGTATTGCTGCAGGGCACTTTAAACATTTTGGTCGAGTATGGAAATTAGGTTTAAAAGATTCTGAAACTGAAAATCCATGGGAAATGCCAAAAAAGAAATAG
- a CDS encoding transcriptional regulator GcvA, with product MSRRLPPLNSLRVFEAAARHLSFTRAAEELFVTQAAVSHQIKALEEFLGLKLFRRRNRSLLLTEEGQGYFLDIKEIFSSLSEATDKVLERSAKGALTISLPPSFAIQWLVPRLSDFNQKEPDIDVRIKAVDMDEGSLTEDVDVAIYYGRGNWPGLRVELLYQEQLLPLCSPQVLLNEKPLATIDDLRFHTLLHDTSRKDWKLFVKQFELQGMNVNQGPIFSHSTMVLQAAAHGQGIALGNNVLAQPELDAGRLVAPFEELLISKNAFYLVCNEKQADTGRIATFREWVLSKARSEQDVVDDE from the coding sequence ATGTCTCGAAGATTACCACCGTTAAATTCTCTGCGTGTGTTTGAAGCGGCAGCTCGACACCTAAGTTTCACCCGTGCAGCAGAAGAATTATTTGTTACGCAGGCTGCGGTTAGCCATCAAATCAAAGCGTTAGAAGAATTTCTAGGGCTTAAGCTTTTTCGTCGTCGTAATCGTTCTTTACTTCTAACAGAGGAAGGGCAAGGTTACTTTTTAGATATCAAAGAGATTTTTTCATCTCTATCTGAAGCAACAGATAAAGTATTGGAAAGAAGTGCGAAAGGCGCGTTAACCATTAGTTTACCGCCAAGCTTCGCAATTCAATGGTTAGTTCCTCGTTTGTCTGATTTTAATCAGAAAGAACCAGATATTGATGTGCGAATTAAAGCCGTTGATATGGATGAAGGCTCATTAACAGAAGATGTTGATGTTGCGATTTATTACGGTCGAGGTAATTGGCCGGGGTTAAGAGTTGAACTGTTGTATCAAGAGCAATTATTACCGCTGTGTTCACCTCAAGTGTTATTGAACGAAAAGCCATTAGCGACGATTGATGATCTTCGATTCCATACGTTATTGCATGATACCTCACGTAAAGATTGGAAGCTGTTTGTTAAACAGTTTGAATTACAAGGTATGAATGTAAACCAAGGCCCAATTTTTAGTCACTCTACCATGGTGTTGCAAGCCGCGGCACACGGACAGGGCATTGCATTAGGTAATAATGTATTAGCTCAACCAGAATTAGATGCAGGTCGACTCGTTGCCCCATTTGAAGAATTACTTATTAGTAAAAATGCATTTTATCTGGTGTGTAATGAAAAGCAGGCCGATACGGGTCGTATTGCCACCTTTAGAGAGTGGGTGCTAAGCAAAGCACGCAGTGAGCAAGATGTGGTGGATGATGAATAG
- the csdE gene encoding cysteine desulfurase sulfur acceptor subunit CsdE has protein sequence MSTFPSSPFGFDVTHTTVLDFMSEAKGWEDRYRNVIQLGKKLPKMPEKLQQETVTISGCESKVWLQHEVVDGVYFFCADSDARIVRGLIALVMAAVNNKTAEEISAFDMDGYFAQLGLIEHLSPSRGNGLKAIIETINKAIRSDR, from the coding sequence ATGTCTACATTCCCTTCATCACCTTTTGGCTTTGACGTCACTCACACCACGGTATTGGATTTCATGAGTGAAGCGAAAGGCTGGGAAGATCGTTATCGTAACGTGATTCAATTAGGTAAAAAACTGCCTAAAATGCCAGAAAAACTTCAACAAGAGACCGTGACTATTTCTGGCTGTGAAAGCAAAGTGTGGTTACAACATGAAGTGGTCGATGGGGTTTATTTTTTCTGTGCTGATTCTGATGCGCGTATTGTTCGAGGACTTATCGCATTAGTAATGGCTGCGGTTAATAATAAAACCGCAGAAGAGATTAGCGCATTTGATATGGATGGATACTTTGCTCAATTAGGGTTAATTGAACATTTAAGCCCATCACGTGGTAATGGACTTAAAGCAATCATTGAAACCATTAATAAGGCCATTCGTTCAGATAGATAG
- the rlmM gene encoding 23S rRNA (cytidine(2498)-2'-O)-methyltransferase RlmM — MKQVMFYCRSGFEKECAGEIQDKATQLEVFGFPRLKSNTGYVLFECYQEGDADKLIQQIKFNELIFARQMFAVATELSDLPTEDRISPILNALSSVEGVPHCGDIRIETPDTNEAKELLKFCRKFTVPLRQALRGKQMLTARDTDRIPVMHVCFIEPGHCYVGYSYTNNNSKFFMGIPRLKFPSDSPSRSTLKLEEAFHVFIPRDEWDTRLASGMWAVDLGACPGGWTYQLVKRSMFVHAIDNGMMAQSLMDTGQVKHHMVDGFKFEPQRKNVTWIVCDMIEKPARVAHLMGEWLIKGWAKEALFNLKLPMKGRYDEVLQDIENLKEFLNKNGFKYKLQAKHLYHDREEITVHIQAITNISPH; from the coding sequence GTGAAACAAGTAATGTTCTATTGTCGCTCTGGTTTTGAAAAAGAGTGTGCAGGTGAGATCCAAGATAAAGCCACTCAACTTGAAGTGTTTGGTTTTCCTCGCCTAAAAAGTAACACTGGCTATGTATTATTTGAATGCTATCAGGAAGGCGATGCAGATAAACTGATTCAACAGATTAAATTTAATGAGCTTATTTTTGCTCGTCAAATGTTTGCTGTTGCAACAGAATTAAGTGACCTACCAACAGAAGATCGTATTTCTCCGATCCTTAATGCATTAAGCAGTGTTGAAGGCGTGCCTCATTGTGGTGATATTCGTATTGAAACTCCGGATACGAATGAAGCGAAAGAGCTCTTAAAATTCTGTCGTAAATTTACTGTGCCGCTTCGTCAAGCATTACGCGGCAAGCAAATGCTAACAGCAAGAGATACTGACCGAATCCCAGTAATGCACGTGTGCTTTATTGAGCCTGGCCATTGTTATGTTGGTTACTCATATACGAATAATAATTCAAAATTCTTTATGGGTATTCCTCGTTTAAAATTCCCTTCAGATTCACCAAGTCGTTCTACATTGAAATTGGAAGAAGCGTTTCACGTATTCATTCCAAGAGATGAATGGGATACTCGTTTGGCTTCTGGTATGTGGGCTGTTGATTTAGGTGCCTGTCCTGGCGGTTGGACTTACCAACTGGTTAAGCGCTCTATGTTTGTTCATGCGATTGATAATGGCATGATGGCACAAAGCTTAATGGATACAGGTCAAGTTAAACACCACATGGTTGATGGTTTTAAATTTGAACCACAAAGAAAGAACGTAACGTGGATCGTGTGTGACATGATTGAAAAACCTGCACGAGTGGCTCACCTTATGGGTGAATGGTTAATTAAAGGTTGGGCTAAAGAAGCACTATTCAACCTTAAGTTACCAATGAAAGGTCGTTACGACGAAGTTCTTCAAGATATTGAAAACTTAAAAGAATTTTTAAATAAGAATGGCTTTAAATACAAACTTCAAGCGAAGCATTTGTATCATGACCGTGAAGAAATTACGGTACATATTCAAGCGATTACAAATATCTCTCCACATTAA
- the argH gene encoding argininosuccinate lyase yields the protein MSSKLWGGRFDLPTNKLVEEFNATILIEKRLFPVDIKGSIAHATMLEKQKIITQIEAEQIISGLQAVAKEIEEGSFVYDTADEDVHMSIEKRMTEIIGSVGGKLHTARSRNDQTTLDSKIHMRATIKENLALIRQMQEIIIQRAKGEINVIMPGYTHLQTGQPILFSHWIMAYFWMLERDYSRFQDLYRRMGQCPLGAAALAGTTFPIDRFYTAELLGFDEPTPNSIDSVSDRDHMVEFNSTAAICFMHLSRLSEEIVLFSSQDFKFIELSDDFCTGSSIMPQKKNPDIAEKIRGKTGRMYGNLMAILTTMKGLPLAYNTDMSEDKEAVYDSMDTLQLSLQVMTPMIEKMIIIEANTRNAADRGFSTATDMADYLVRKGLPFREAHHIVGSTVNYCIKHDKKLDDLTIDEFRSFSNLIEDDIYQNITLEACVSARGSYGGTAPQAVEAQIQHAESIVTAG from the coding sequence ATGTCTTCTAAATTATGGGGTGGTAGATTTGATCTACCAACAAATAAACTTGTTGAAGAATTCAACGCAACAATTTTAATTGAAAAACGTCTATTCCCAGTAGATATTAAAGGAAGTATTGCTCATGCTACTATGCTGGAGAAACAAAAAATAATCACTCAAATAGAAGCTGAACAGATTATTTCTGGCCTACAAGCTGTAGCAAAAGAAATAGAAGAAGGTTCATTTGTTTATGATACAGCGGATGAAGATGTTCACATGTCTATCGAGAAACGCATGACAGAGATTATAGGCTCTGTCGGCGGGAAACTACATACAGCCCGTAGCCGTAATGACCAAACTACACTCGATTCAAAAATACACATGCGAGCAACGATTAAAGAGAACCTCGCACTTATTCGTCAAATGCAAGAAATAATAATCCAGCGTGCTAAAGGCGAAATTAACGTAATTATGCCTGGTTATACACACCTTCAAACGGGCCAACCAATTCTATTTTCACATTGGATCATGGCTTATTTTTGGATGTTAGAACGTGATTATTCTCGTTTCCAAGATCTGTACAGACGTATGGGACAATGCCCACTAGGAGCCGCCGCATTAGCTGGTACAACTTTCCCAATAGATCGCTTCTATACTGCAGAACTATTAGGTTTTGATGAACCTACACCAAATAGCATTGACTCAGTGAGTGATCGCGATCATATGGTCGAATTCAACTCTACAGCAGCAATTTGCTTTATGCACCTAAGTCGCCTCTCTGAAGAAATAGTATTATTTTCTAGTCAGGACTTTAAGTTTATTGAACTATCAGACGATTTCTGTACTGGTTCAAGTATTATGCCACAAAAGAAAAATCCTGATATCGCAGAAAAAATTCGTGGTAAAACCGGTCGTATGTACGGCAACCTAATGGCCATATTAACAACAATGAAAGGTCTACCACTGGCTTATAATACAGACATGAGTGAAGATAAAGAAGCCGTATACGATTCAATGGATACGCTACAATTGTCACTTCAAGTAATGACGCCAATGATTGAAAAAATGATAATTATTGAAGCTAACACTCGCAATGCAGCAGACCGTGGTTTCTCAACCGCAACTGACATGGCTGATTACTTAGTACGTAAAGGATTACCTTTCCGAGAAGCTCACCATATTGTCGGTTCTACGGTTAATTACTGTATCAAACACGACAAAAAACTGGATGATCTAACCATTGATGAATTCCGTTCATTTAGTAATCTAATTGAAGATGACATCTATCAAAATATAACTTTAGAAGCTTGCGTATCTGCCCGTGGCTCATATGGCGGTACTGCACCACAAGCTGTTGAAGCCCAAATCCAACACGCTGAATCTATTGTTACTGCGGGTTAA
- the tcdA gene encoding tRNA cyclic N6-threonylcarbamoyladenosine(37) synthase TcdA, whose product MRELTTPASESYDQRFGGTRRLYGNSEVEIMRAAHVCVVGIGGVGSWAVEALVRTGLGEITLIDMDDVCVTNINRQIHAMTGTIGQSKIEVMAERIKLINPECKINLIDDFITPENQAEYISKEFDYVLDAIDSMKPKAALLAYCKSNKIKVITTGGAGGQTDPTQIAITDLSKTIQDPLAKKLRDTLRHHHNFTKNTKRKFGIDCVYSTEHLKYPQADGSVCATKATAEGPKRMDCATGFGAATVVTATFGFVAVSRIVEKLIEKHSTRD is encoded by the coding sequence ATGCGCGAATTAACCACGCCTGCTTCTGAAAGTTATGACCAACGCTTTGGTGGCACTCGCCGTTTGTATGGTAATAGTGAAGTAGAAATAATGCGTGCTGCACATGTCTGTGTGGTAGGTATCGGTGGTGTCGGATCGTGGGCTGTAGAGGCATTAGTTCGTACTGGTCTTGGTGAGATTACCTTGATTGATATGGATGATGTGTGTGTGACGAATATTAACCGTCAGATCCATGCTATGACGGGTACAATCGGCCAAAGTAAAATTGAAGTAATGGCTGAACGCATTAAATTAATTAATCCTGAATGTAAGATTAATTTGATTGATGACTTCATCACCCCTGAAAACCAAGCAGAATATATTTCTAAAGAATTTGATTACGTACTTGATGCCATTGATAGCATGAAACCTAAAGCGGCGTTATTAGCTTATTGTAAGAGCAATAAGATTAAAGTAATTACAACCGGTGGTGCAGGTGGTCAAACTGACCCTACTCAAATTGCGATTACGGATTTATCCAAAACAATTCAAGATCCTTTAGCAAAGAAATTGCGTGATACGTTACGTCATCATCATAACTTTACTAAGAATACAAAACGTAAATTTGGTATTGATTGTGTGTACTCGACTGAGCATTTGAAGTACCCACAAGCGGATGGTTCTGTGTGTGCAACTAAAGCAACAGCAGAAGGGCCTAAACGTATGGATTGTGCGACGGGTTTTGGTGCTGCAACGGTGGTAACTGCGACCTTTGGTTTTGTTGCGGTGTCGAGAATTGTAGAGAAGTTGATTGAGAAACACTCTACTAGAGACTAG
- a CDS encoding DUF2850 domain-containing protein, producing MMSQTQQKELKKRKIRLLVLMSFFAVGLVSAVIAAMFRVGFFAQMPVSQLYGNWIELGVPTYARDSFTVNSSGVYTHGRLINTKFDFDGKTLTYMHGETEYVYLVEDNDGAELLRMKPTHYKSSFRKQ from the coding sequence ATGATGAGTCAGACTCAACAAAAAGAGTTAAAGAAGAGAAAAATTCGTTTATTAGTGTTAATGAGTTTTTTTGCCGTTGGTTTAGTATCTGCGGTGATCGCTGCGATGTTTCGTGTTGGATTTTTTGCTCAAATGCCCGTTTCTCAATTGTATGGTAATTGGATTGAGTTAGGGGTTCCTACTTATGCTCGGGACAGTTTCACGGTGAATTCGAGTGGTGTTTATACTCACGGTCGTTTAATTAATACAAAGTTTGATTTCGATGGGAAGACATTAACTTATATGCATGGTGAAACAGAGTATGTTTACCTTGTAGAAGACAATGATGGTGCTGAATTACTGCGAATGAAACCAACGCATTACAAGTCGAGTTTTCGTAAACAATAA
- the argA gene encoding amino-acid N-acetyltransferase, producing MKFRSTALVKGFRQSAPYVNAHRDKTVVIMLGGEAIADQNFANIVNDIALLNSLGLRIVIVYGTRPQMRSQLKENGHHAPFHKGIRVTDEQTLELVKQIAGQLQLDITARLSMSLNNTPMAGAQINVISGNFIIAQPLGVDDGIDYCHSGRVRRIDTNGISRMLDQQSIVLLGPVASSVTGECFNLLSEDVATQLAIRLNADKLIGFCSEQGVVDNQGHILAELFPNEAETILGKLETDLNPKDGNSTGTMRFLRGAISACKAGVPRSHLISYKEDGALIQELFSFDGIGTQVVMASSEQIRDAEIDDIGGIMDLIHPLEEEGILVRRSREQLEQEVAQFTIIEKDGLVIACAALYPFPEDGMAEMGCVAVHPDYRDGDRGVTLLNRLRFKAKQFKLLQLFVLTTRSLHWFREQGFVEVDVSQLPMTKQKLYNYQRKSKILVLKIQ from the coding sequence GTGAAGTTTCGTAGTACTGCTTTAGTTAAAGGCTTTCGCCAATCGGCACCTTATGTGAATGCTCACCGTGATAAAACCGTGGTGATTATGCTTGGAGGTGAAGCCATTGCTGACCAAAACTTTGCAAATATCGTTAATGATATTGCTCTCCTAAACTCTCTTGGGTTACGGATTGTTATTGTTTACGGCACTCGACCTCAAATGCGCTCCCAACTCAAAGAAAATGGTCATCATGCGCCTTTTCACAAAGGGATCCGAGTCACCGATGAGCAAACCCTTGAACTCGTCAAGCAAATCGCAGGGCAATTACAACTTGATATTACTGCTCGACTATCCATGAGTTTAAATAACACGCCAATGGCAGGTGCACAAATTAACGTTATCAGCGGTAACTTCATTATCGCCCAACCGCTTGGCGTTGATGATGGGATTGATTATTGCCACAGTGGTCGTGTTCGCCGTATCGATACCAATGGTATTAGCCGTATGCTTGACCAGCAATCCATCGTCTTACTTGGCCCTGTCGCCAGTTCCGTCACTGGGGAGTGTTTTAACTTGCTCTCTGAAGACGTAGCGACCCAATTAGCCATTCGATTAAACGCAGATAAATTAATTGGGTTTTGCTCTGAACAAGGTGTTGTTGATAACCAAGGTCATATTTTAGCCGAGCTATTTCCCAATGAAGCAGAAACCATACTTGGGAAATTAGAAACGGATCTTAACCCGAAAGATGGAAACTCTACGGGCACCATGCGCTTTTTAAGGGGGGCAATTTCAGCTTGTAAAGCGGGCGTACCAAGAAGCCACCTTATTAGTTACAAAGAAGATGGGGCATTAATTCAAGAGTTATTTTCTTTTGATGGTATTGGTACCCAAGTTGTAATGGCCAGCTCTGAACAAATTCGTGACGCTGAAATTGATGACATTGGTGGTATTATGGATTTAATTCATCCATTAGAAGAAGAAGGGATTTTAGTTCGTCGATCTCGTGAGCAACTAGAACAAGAAGTCGCTCAATTTACCATTATTGAAAAAGACGGATTAGTGATTGCTTGCGCCGCTCTTTACCCTTTTCCTGAAGATGGTATGGCTGAAATGGGCTGCGTTGCGGTTCACCCTGATTACCGAGACGGAGATCGCGGAGTCACATTACTCAATCGCTTACGCTTTAAAGCCAAGCAATTTAAATTATTACAACTGTTTGTTCTTACCACTCGTAGCCTTCATTGGTTTAGAGAGCAAGGGTTTGTTGAAGTTGATGTCTCGCAATTACCAATGACAAAACAAAAATTGTATAACTATCAACGTAAATCAAAGATCTTAGTGTTAAAAATTCAATAA
- a CDS encoding anaerobic C4-dicarboxylate transporter family protein — MNIDFWLQLAVVLGCIGIGGRFGGVGLGAAGGLGVCLLVLGFGLQPASPPVTVLLIIIAVIACTSVLQGAGGLDFLVRIAEKLLRKKPSAITFLGPLISSMFVIFCGTSYVAFAVYPVIAEVAAEAKIRPERPMSMAVIASGIAITASPMSAATAGMIASLSLYDVSFFQILAVSMPAFLIGALCGCAFVYKRGLELEQDPEFQRRVASGEYQLIHEDVNSPEEEYKPSTGVKASVLVFGLGVATVILFGTFKSLLPSWDIDGKTVVLSTPMLIQMVMLASALFIIVFAKVPSDKFASGSVFRSGLIGVVGVFGISWMTGTFFNAYQPFFETTFEGMVETAPMMFGLILFCFSAVIFSPSATVSALMPLGAAMGIPPGLLVALYPATCGDFIVPGTGQIGCLSFDRTGTTRLGTYVINHSYILPGFVMVISSVTAGYFISKIVF; from the coding sequence ATGAATATTGATTTTTGGCTACAGCTTGCTGTAGTTTTAGGCTGTATCGGTATTGGCGGACGATTTGGCGGAGTTGGATTAGGTGCCGCTGGTGGTTTAGGTGTCTGTTTATTAGTCTTAGGTTTTGGTCTACAGCCTGCATCTCCTCCAGTAACGGTACTACTAATCATTATCGCTGTAATCGCTTGTACCAGCGTACTACAAGGCGCTGGCGGTCTCGATTTTTTAGTTCGTATCGCTGAAAAACTTCTTCGTAAGAAGCCGAGTGCTATTACATTTCTCGGCCCTTTAATTTCCTCAATGTTTGTTATTTTTTGTGGTACATCTTATGTAGCATTCGCAGTTTATCCAGTTATTGCCGAAGTTGCTGCTGAAGCAAAAATCCGCCCAGAGCGTCCTATGTCAATGGCTGTTATAGCTTCAGGTATTGCGATTACAGCAAGCCCAATGAGTGCTGCAACAGCAGGTATGATCGCCTCACTTTCTCTTTATGACGTATCCTTCTTCCAAATCCTTGCCGTTAGTATGCCTGCATTTTTAATTGGGGCATTATGCGGCTGTGCATTCGTATACAAGCGTGGTTTAGAACTTGAGCAAGATCCTGAATTTCAGCGTCGCGTCGCATCAGGTGAATATCAACTTATTCATGAAGATGTCAATTCACCAGAAGAAGAATACAAACCGTCAACAGGGGTTAAGGCAAGCGTACTTGTGTTCGGATTAGGTGTTGCTACTGTTATTTTATTTGGTACTTTTAAGAGCCTACTACCATCTTGGGATATTGACGGTAAAACGGTTGTACTATCTACACCGATGCTAATCCAAATGGTGATGTTAGCCAGTGCATTATTTATCATCGTGTTTGCCAAAGTACCAAGTGACAAGTTTGCATCAGGATCAGTATTCCGTTCTGGTCTTATTGGTGTCGTGGGTGTATTCGGTATTTCTTGGATGACAGGAACGTTCTTCAATGCTTACCAGCCATTCTTTGAAACAACCTTTGAAGGTATGGTAGAAACAGCACCAATGATGTTCGGTTTGATTTTGTTCTGTTTTTCTGCGGTTATCTTTAGCCCATCAGCAACTGTTTCTGCATTAATGCCCCTTGGCGCAGCAATGGGGATCCCTCCTGGTTTACTCGTTGCACTATACCCTGCAACCTGTGGAGATTTCATAGTTCCAGGTACAGGTCAAATTGGTTGTTTATCTTTTGACCGTACAGGCACAACCCGATTAGGCACTTATGTTATAAACCATAGTTACATACTTCCTGGTTTTGTCATGGTTATTTCATCGGTAACTGCTGGTTACTTCATTTCAAAAATTGTTTTTTAA
- the csdA gene encoding cysteine desulfurase CsdA — protein MTAFTIDAVRSQFPALSQKINGQPIAYFDSAATTQKPKVVLNAIQDYYQNDNANVHRGSHSLTASATLKFEQARATVQQFINAKNAKEIIWTRGATEAINLIAQTYARSTLQPGNEILISELEHHANIVPWQIVAEQTGAKIIKIPMKQDCTLDMLAFESLVTQNTKIIAIAQVTNVTGTLNPIDTIIKAAHNVGAIVVIDGAQGIVHHDIDVQAMDADFYVFSGHKLFAPAGIGALYGKQHLLESMPVWHGGGKMVEKVSFEKTTFAELPGKFEAGTPNVAGAIAFATAIKWIKQFAHDDLNTHINELRHMAIDGIKDIEDLRFIGLQDNASLFSFVIDGVHHQDIATLLDQQGIAVRSGNHCAHPMLDALGLTGTVRVSFALYNTKQDVQRFIDALNKAADML, from the coding sequence ATGACCGCATTTACTATTGACGCTGTTCGTTCTCAATTTCCCGCTCTATCACAAAAAATTAACGGGCAACCTATCGCTTATTTTGACAGCGCTGCCACCACTCAAAAACCAAAAGTGGTATTAAATGCGATTCAAGATTATTACCAAAATGATAATGCTAACGTGCATCGTGGTAGTCACAGTCTAACCGCCTCCGCAACCTTAAAATTTGAACAAGCAAGAGCAACCGTTCAGCAGTTTATTAATGCGAAAAACGCTAAAGAAATAATTTGGACTCGCGGGGCAACAGAGGCTATCAATCTAATCGCGCAAACTTACGCTCGTAGCACATTACAGCCAGGTAATGAGATCCTAATTAGTGAATTGGAACATCATGCTAATATTGTGCCTTGGCAAATTGTGGCAGAGCAAACTGGCGCAAAGATTATAAAAATACCAATGAAACAAGATTGCACATTAGATATGTTAGCTTTTGAGTCATTGGTAACCCAGAACACAAAAATCATCGCTATCGCTCAAGTAACCAATGTAACAGGAACATTAAACCCGATTGATACCATAATAAAAGCAGCGCATAACGTGGGAGCTATTGTCGTTATTGACGGTGCTCAAGGTATTGTTCATCACGATATTGATGTCCAAGCAATGGATGCGGATTTTTACGTTTTCTCTGGGCATAAACTGTTTGCGCCAGCAGGCATTGGGGCTCTCTATGGTAAACAGCATCTATTGGAGTCGATGCCAGTTTGGCATGGTGGCGGTAAAATGGTTGAAAAGGTTTCATTTGAAAAAACCACGTTTGCAGAACTTCCGGGGAAATTTGAAGCGGGAACACCAAATGTAGCTGGTGCGATTGCCTTTGCTACTGCAATTAAGTGGATTAAACAATTCGCCCACGATGATCTAAATACTCATATTAACGAACTTCGTCATATGGCCATTGATGGAATTAAAGACATTGAAGACTTACGTTTTATAGGGCTACAAGATAATGCGAGTTTATTTTCTTTTGTGATTGATGGTGTTCACCACCAAGATATTGCGACTTTATTAGATCAACAAGGCATTGCTGTACGCTCAGGTAACCATTGTGCGCACCCTATGTTAGACGCATTAGGATTAACGGGAACTGTACGCGTTTCATTTGCCTTGTATAATACTAAGCAAGATGTTCAACGTTTTATCGACGCGCTAAATAAAGCCGCTGATATGCTATAA